Proteins from a genomic interval of Zingiber officinale cultivar Zhangliang chromosome 2A, Zo_v1.1, whole genome shotgun sequence:
- the LOC122044045 gene encoding uncharacterized protein LOC122044045, translating to MSCTDEEKVELAAYHLRDQAVTWWDMQKTIFGEQHITWLMFRDAFERQYFPATFCLARRQEFLNLKQGDCSVLEYNAEFSRLAEFYPQLVAQDYDRMHQFTKGLAAYIRIRISGFPGSSYQEVLDRALFIEMTQQQITQEKGQDKQSSQKRGNKGQSSQTTTGGSSRPQKAGRTSDGASRPPQHDWKKDRIGSRWHESRDCTLKAQLEATKATS from the exons ATGAGCTGTACAGATGAAGAGAAAGTGGAGTTGGCTGCGTATCACCTCCGAGATCAGGCGGTCACTTGGTGGGATATGCAGAAGACGATCTTTGGGGAGCAGCATATCACATGGTTGATGTTTCGTGATGCTTTCGAGAGGCAGTATTTCCCTGCTACCTTTTGTCTTGCTCGCCGCCAGGAGTTTCTGAACCTAAAGCAGGGCGATTGTTCGGTAttggagtataatgcagagttcaGTAGGTTGGCTGAATTTTATCCTCAGCTAGTGGCACAGGATTACGATCGGATGCATCAGTTTACTAAGGGCCTTGCTGCATACATTCGGATTCGGATATCAGGTTTTCCAGGTAGTTCCTACCAGGAGGTGTTGGATCGAGCATTGTTtattgagatgactcagcagcaGATAACTCAGGAGAAAGGCCAGGATAAACAGTCATCACAAAAGAGAGGGAATAAGGGTCAGAGCTCACAGACTACTACTGGAGGATCCTCTCGGCCACAGAAGGCAGGGCGGACATCGGATGGAGCATCTCGTCCTCCTCAGCATGACTGGAAGAAAGATAGAATTGGATCCAGAT GGCATGAGAGTCGGGATTGTACTTTGAAGGCACAGTTGGAGGCTACTAAGGCTACATCTTAG
- the LOC122044044 gene encoding uncharacterized protein LOC122044044, which translates to MSEAQDRQKSYADRRRRPLEFSVDDHVFLRVSPTKGVRRFGLKGKLAPRYIGPFQILERIGEVAYRLVLPPSLTGVHDVFHVSMLRKYVPHPTHILTDVSITLQPDVTYEEVPVWILDRKERQLRNRTTQLVKIGWEHYSDDEATWELEDEI; encoded by the coding sequence ATGTCAGAAGCTCAGGACCGACAGAAAAgctatgcagatcggagacggagacctttGGAGTTTTCTGTGGATGATCATGTGTTCCTGCGAGTGTCTCCTACCAAGGGAGTTAGGAGATTTGGATTGAAAGGGAAGTTAGCTCCTCGTTACATCGGAccctttcagatacttgagagaaTTGGTGAGGTAGCTTACCGATTGGTGCTACCACCATCACTTACCGGGGTgcatgatgtatttcacgtatctatgttgaggaagtACGTGCCACACCCTACGCATATTTTGACAGATGTATCGATCACCCTTCAGCCAGATgtaacatatgaggaggttccagtatGGATATTGGATCGCAAGGAACGCCAGCTACGAAATAGAACAACCCAACTTGTCAAGATTGGATGGGAGCATTATTCAGATGATGAGGCGACCTGGGAACTAGAGGATGAGATCTGA